The following coding sequences lie in one Lemur catta isolate mLemCat1 chromosome 11, mLemCat1.pri, whole genome shotgun sequence genomic window:
- the ASIC3 gene encoding acid-sensing ion channel 3 isoform X2 — MKPPGPEEAQQRASDIRVFASSCTLHGLGHVFGPGGLTVRRGLWAVAMLLSLATFLYQVADRVSYYQEFHHQTALEERESHRLTFPAITLCNINPLRRSRLTPNDLHWAGPALLGLDPTEHTAFLRALGRPPAPPGFMPSPTFDMAQLYSRAGHTLDDMLLDCSYRGQPCGPENFTAIFTRMGQCYTFNSGAGGAELLTTTKGGAGNGLEIMLDVQQEEYLPIWKDTEETLFEVGIRVQIHSQEEPPLIDQLGFGVAPGYQTFVSCQQQQLSFLPPPWGDCSSVSLDPDFEPGPSDPPDPPSTSSSPPYSLMGCRLVCETRYVARKCGCRMMHMPGGAPVCSPQQHKDCARVALDAMQRKDACACPNPCASTRYAKELSMVRIPSRAAARYLARKFNRSEAYIAENVLVLDIFFEALNYEAVEQKKAYEMSALLGDIGGQMGLFIGASLLTILEILDYLCEVFQDRVLGYFWNRRRSPKHSSTNLLQEGLGSHRTQVPHLSLGPRPPTPPCAITKTLSASHRTCYLVTRL; from the exons ATGAAGCCCCCAGGGCCAGAGGAGGCCCAGCAGCGGGCCTCGGACATCCGCGTGTTCGCCAGCAGCTGCACGCTGCACGGGCTGGGCCACGTCTTCGGGCCAGGCGGACTGACGGTGCGCCgggggctgtgggctgtggccaTGCTCCTGTCGCTGGCCACCTTCCTCTACCAGGTGGCTGATAGGGTGAGCTACTACCAGGAGTTCCACCACCAGACGGCCCTGGAAGAGCGAGAAAGCCATCGGCTCACCTTCCCAGCCATCACCTTGTGCAACATCAACCCGCTGCGCCGCTCACGCCTCACACCCAATGACCTGCACTGGGCTGGGCCCGCGCTGCTGGGCCTGGACCCCACCGAGCACACGGCCTTCCTGCGTGCCCTGGGCcggccccccgcgccgcccggcTTCATGCCCAGTCCCACCTTCGACATGGCACAGCTCTACTCCCGTGCTGGGCACACACTGGACGACATGCTGCTGGACTGCAGCTACCGTGGCCAACCGTGTGGGCCCGAGAACTTCACTGCG ATCTTCACCCGGATGGGGCAGTGCTACACCTTTAACTCTGGCGCCGGCGGGGCAGAGCTGCTCACCACCACCAAGGGTGGCGCCGGCAACGGGCTGGAGATCATGCTGGACGTGCAGCAGGAGGAGTATCTGCCCATCTGGAAGGACACGG AGGAGACCCTGTTTGAGGTGGGGATCCGCGTGCAGAtccacagccaagaggagccgcCCCTCATCGACCAGCTGGGCTTTGGGGTGGCCCCCGGCTACCAGACTTTCGTGTCCTGCCAGCAGCAGCAA CTGAGCTTCCTGCCACCGCCCTGGGGTGACTGCAGTTCCGTTTCTCTGGATCCTGACTTTGAGCCTGGGCCCTCTGACCCCCCGGATCCCCCCAGCACCAGCAGCAGCCCTCCCTATAGCCTAATGGGGTGTCGCCTGGTCTGCGAGACCCGCTATGTGGCTCGGAAGTGCGGCTGTCGAATGATGCACATGCCTG gcggCGCGCCAGTGTGCAGCCCCCAGCAGCACAAGGACTGCGCCCGCGTGGCCCTGG ACGCCATGCAGCGGAAGGATGCGTGCGCCTGCCCCAACCCCTGCGCCAGCACGCGCTACGCCAAGGAGCTCTCCATGGTGCGGATCCCGAGCCGCGCCGCCGCCCGCTACCTGGCCCGGAAATTCAACCGCAGCGAGGCCTACATCGC ggaGAATGTGCTGGTCCTGGACATCTTCTTTGAGGCCCTCAACTACGAGGCGGTGGAGCAGAAGAAGGCCTACGAAATGTCAGCGTTGCTAG GCGACATTGGGGGCCAGATGGGGCTGTTCATTGGGGCCAGCCTGCTCACCATCCTTGAGATCCTAGACTACCTCTGTGAG GTTTTCCAAGACAGGGTCCTGGGGTATTTCTGGAATCGAAGGCGCTCCCCAAAGCACTCCAGCACCAATCTG CTTCAGGAAGGGCTGGGCAGCCATCGAACCCAAGTTCCCCACCTCAGCCTGGGCCCCAG gcctcccacccctccc
- the ASIC3 gene encoding acid-sensing ion channel 3 isoform X1, giving the protein MKPPGPEEAQQRASDIRVFASSCTLHGLGHVFGPGGLTVRRGLWAVAMLLSLATFLYQVADRVSYYQEFHHQTALEERESHRLTFPAITLCNINPLRRSRLTPNDLHWAGPALLGLDPTEHTAFLRALGRPPAPPGFMPSPTFDMAQLYSRAGHTLDDMLLDCSYRGQPCGPENFTAIFTRMGQCYTFNSGAGGAELLTTTKGGAGNGLEIMLDVQQEEYLPIWKDTEETLFEVGIRVQIHSQEEPPLIDQLGFGVAPGYQTFVSCQQQQLSFLPPPWGDCSSVSLDPDFEPGPSDPPDPPSTSSSPPYSLMGCRLVCETRYVARKCGCRMMHMPGGAPVCSPQQHKDCARVALDAMQRKDACACPNPCASTRYAKELSMVRIPSRAAARYLARKFNRSEAYIAENVLVLDIFFEALNYEAVEQKKAYEMSALLGDIGGQMGLFIGASLLTILEILDYLCEVFQDRVLGYFWNRRRSPKHSSTNLASHPSLCHHQDSVCLPPHLLPCHAALDLLCSWGHTLASWTCPACRALPSSPQ; this is encoded by the exons ATGAAGCCCCCAGGGCCAGAGGAGGCCCAGCAGCGGGCCTCGGACATCCGCGTGTTCGCCAGCAGCTGCACGCTGCACGGGCTGGGCCACGTCTTCGGGCCAGGCGGACTGACGGTGCGCCgggggctgtgggctgtggccaTGCTCCTGTCGCTGGCCACCTTCCTCTACCAGGTGGCTGATAGGGTGAGCTACTACCAGGAGTTCCACCACCAGACGGCCCTGGAAGAGCGAGAAAGCCATCGGCTCACCTTCCCAGCCATCACCTTGTGCAACATCAACCCGCTGCGCCGCTCACGCCTCACACCCAATGACCTGCACTGGGCTGGGCCCGCGCTGCTGGGCCTGGACCCCACCGAGCACACGGCCTTCCTGCGTGCCCTGGGCcggccccccgcgccgcccggcTTCATGCCCAGTCCCACCTTCGACATGGCACAGCTCTACTCCCGTGCTGGGCACACACTGGACGACATGCTGCTGGACTGCAGCTACCGTGGCCAACCGTGTGGGCCCGAGAACTTCACTGCG ATCTTCACCCGGATGGGGCAGTGCTACACCTTTAACTCTGGCGCCGGCGGGGCAGAGCTGCTCACCACCACCAAGGGTGGCGCCGGCAACGGGCTGGAGATCATGCTGGACGTGCAGCAGGAGGAGTATCTGCCCATCTGGAAGGACACGG AGGAGACCCTGTTTGAGGTGGGGATCCGCGTGCAGAtccacagccaagaggagccgcCCCTCATCGACCAGCTGGGCTTTGGGGTGGCCCCCGGCTACCAGACTTTCGTGTCCTGCCAGCAGCAGCAA CTGAGCTTCCTGCCACCGCCCTGGGGTGACTGCAGTTCCGTTTCTCTGGATCCTGACTTTGAGCCTGGGCCCTCTGACCCCCCGGATCCCCCCAGCACCAGCAGCAGCCCTCCCTATAGCCTAATGGGGTGTCGCCTGGTCTGCGAGACCCGCTATGTGGCTCGGAAGTGCGGCTGTCGAATGATGCACATGCCTG gcggCGCGCCAGTGTGCAGCCCCCAGCAGCACAAGGACTGCGCCCGCGTGGCCCTGG ACGCCATGCAGCGGAAGGATGCGTGCGCCTGCCCCAACCCCTGCGCCAGCACGCGCTACGCCAAGGAGCTCTCCATGGTGCGGATCCCGAGCCGCGCCGCCGCCCGCTACCTGGCCCGGAAATTCAACCGCAGCGAGGCCTACATCGC ggaGAATGTGCTGGTCCTGGACATCTTCTTTGAGGCCCTCAACTACGAGGCGGTGGAGCAGAAGAAGGCCTACGAAATGTCAGCGTTGCTAG GCGACATTGGGGGCCAGATGGGGCTGTTCATTGGGGCCAGCCTGCTCACCATCCTTGAGATCCTAGACTACCTCTGTGAG GTTTTCCAAGACAGGGTCCTGGGGTATTTCTGGAATCGAAGGCGCTCCCCAAAGCACTCCAGCACCAATCTG gcctcccacccctccc
- the ABCB8 gene encoding mitochondrial potassium channel ATP-binding subunit isoform X2 — protein MALCEAEEAPRACSTPSVVESRFNWKLFWQFLRPHLLVLGVAIVLALGAALVNVQIPLLLGQLVEIVAKYTRDHVGSFMTESRNLGTHLLILYGIQGLLTFGYLVLLSHIGERMAVDMRRALFSSLLRQDIAFFDAKKTGQLVSRLTTDVQEFKSSFKLVISQGLRSCTQVAGCLVSLSMLSTRLTLLLMVATPALMGVGTLMGSGLRKLSRQCQEQIARATGVADEALGNVRTVRAFAMEQREEERYGAELEGCRCRAEELGRGIALFQGLSNIAFNCMVLGTLFIGGSLVAGQQLTGGDLMSFLVASQTVQRSMANLSVLFGQVVRGLSAGARVFEYMALNPCIPLSGGCCIPREHLRGSITFQNVWFSYPCRPGFEVLRDFTLTLPPGKIVALVGQSGGGKTTVASLLERFYDPTAGMVTLDGRDLRTLDPSWLRGQVIGFISQEPVLFGTTIMENIRFGKLEASDEEVYAAAREANAHEFISSFPEGYNTIVGERGTTLSGGQKQRLAIARALIKQPTVLILDEATSALDAESERVVQEALDRASTGRTVLVIAHRLSTVRAAHRIVVMANGRVWEAGTHEELLRKGGLYAELIRRQALEGPLAAPSPKKPKGSRNHQHKS, from the exons ATGGCACTGTGTGAGGCAGAAGAGGCCCCTCGGGCCTGCTCCACACCCAGTGTTGTGGAGTCCCGCTTTAACTGGAAGCTCTTCTGGCAGTTTCTGCGGCCCCACCTGCTGGTCCTTGGGGTAGCCATCGTG CTGGCCTTGGGTGCGGCACTGGTGAATGTACAAATCCCCCTGCTCCTGGGCCAGCTGGTGGAGATCGTGGCCAAGTACACAAGGGACCATGTGGGGAGCTTCATGACTGAGTCCCGAAATCTTGGCACCCACCTGCTCATCCTCTATGGCATCCAG GGACTGCTGACCTTCGGGTACCTGGTGCTGCTGTCCCACATTGGCGAGCGCATGGCTGTGGACATGCGGAGGGCCCTCTTCAGCTCCCTGCTTCG ACAAGACATTGCTTTCTTTGATGCTAAAAAGACAGGGCAGCTGGTGAGCCGATTGACAACCGACGTGCAGGAGTTTAAGTCATCCTTCAAGCTCGTCATCTCCCAG GGGCTACGAAGCTGCACCCAGGTGGCTGGCTGCCTGGTGTCCCTGTCCATGCTGTCCACACGCCTCACGCTGCTGCTGATGGTGGCCACACCTGCCCTGATGGGAGTTGGCACCCTGATGGGCTCAGGTCTCCGAAAATTGTCTCGCCAGTGTCAGGAGCAG ATCGCCAGGGCAACAGGTGTAGCAGATGAGGCCCTGGGCAATGTTCGGACTGTGCGAGCCTTCGCCATGGAGCAGCGGGAGGAGGA GCGCTACGGGGCAGAGCTGGAGGGGTGCCGCTGCAGGGCAGAGGAGCTGGGCCGGGGCATCGCCTTGTTCCAGGGGCTCTCCAACATCGCCTTTAACT GCATGGTCCTGGGCACCCTGTTTATTGGGGGCTCCCTTGTGGCTGGACAGCAACTCACAGGGGGAGACCTCATGTCCTTCCTGGTGGCCTCCCAGACGGTGCAGAG gtCCATGGCCAACCTCTCTGTCCTGTTTGGTCAG GTGGTGCGAGGGCTCAGTGCTGGCGCCCGGGTCTTCGAGTACATGGCCCTGAACCCCTGCATCCCACTGTCTGGTGGCTGCTGCATCCCCAGGGAGCACCTGCGAGGCTCCATCACGTTTCAGAACGTCTGGTTCAG TTACCCTTGCCGCCCCGGCTTCGAGGTGCTCAGAGACTTCACCCTGACGCTGCCCCCTGGCAAGATCGTGGCCCTCGTAGGCCAGTCTGGGGGAG GAAAGACCACAGTAGCTTCCCTGCTGGAGCGCTTCTACGACCCCACGGCGGGCATGGTGACACTGGACGGGCGGGACCTGCGCACCCTCGACCCCTCCTGGCTCCGGGGCCAGGTCATCGGCTTCATCAGCCAG GAGCCAGTCCTGTTTGGAACGACCATCATGGAGAACATCCGTTTTGGGAAGCTGGAAGCTTCCGATGAAGAGGTATATGCAGCTGCCCGGGAAGCCAATGCCCACGAGTTCATCAGCAGCTTCCCTGAGGGCTACAACACCATCGTCG GTGAGCGGGGCACCACCCTGTCCGGGGGCCAGAAGCAGCGCCTTGCCATCGCCCGTGCTCTCATCAAGCAGCCCACGGTGCTGATCCTGGACGAGGCCACCAGTGCGCTGGATGCAGAGTCTGAGCGGGTCGTGCAGGAGGCCCTGGACCGGGCCAGCACAGGCCGCACAGTGCTGGTCATTGCCCACCGGCTCAGCACCGTCCGTGCAGCCCACCGCATTGTTGTCATGGCCAATGGACGTGTCTGGGAG GCTGGGACCCACGAAGAGCTCCTGAGGAAAGGCGGGCTGTACGCGGAGCTTATCCGGAGACAGGCCCTGGAGGGGCCGCTGGCAGCCCCATCTCCCAAGAAGCCTAAAGGCTCCAGGAACCACCAGCACAAGTCCTGA
- the ABCB8 gene encoding mitochondrial potassium channel ATP-binding subunit isoform X3, with protein MRVKLSLPAAPVFLPQHVGALISGRDSGLSCFRQASTALPLPDIFGHQLALGAALVNVQIPLLLGQLVEIVAKYTRDHVGSFMTESRNLGTHLLILYGIQGLLTFGYLVLLSHIGERMAVDMRRALFSSLLRQDIAFFDAKKTGQLVSRLTTDVQEFKSSFKLVISQGLRSCTQVAGCLVSLSMLSTRLTLLLMVATPALMGVGTLMGSGLRKLSRQCQEQIARATGVADEALGNVRTVRAFAMEQREEERYGAELEGCRCRAEELGRGIALFQGLSNIAFNCMVLGTLFIGGSLVAGQQLTGGDLMSFLVASQTVQRSMANLSVLFGQVVRGLSAGARVFEYMALNPCIPLSGGCCIPREHLRGSITFQNVWFSYPCRPGFEVLRDFTLTLPPGKIVALVGQSGGGKTTVASLLERFYDPTAGMVTLDGRDLRTLDPSWLRGQVIGFISQEPVLFGTTIMENIRFGKLEASDEEVYAAAREANAHEFISSFPEGYNTIVGERGTTLSGGQKQRLAIARALIKQPTVLILDEATSALDAESERVVQEALDRASTGRTVLVIAHRLSTVRAAHRIVVMANGRVWEAGTHEELLRKGGLYAELIRRQALEGPLAAPSPKKPKGSRNHQHKS; from the exons CTGGCCTTGGGTGCGGCACTGGTGAATGTACAAATCCCCCTGCTCCTGGGCCAGCTGGTGGAGATCGTGGCCAAGTACACAAGGGACCATGTGGGGAGCTTCATGACTGAGTCCCGAAATCTTGGCACCCACCTGCTCATCCTCTATGGCATCCAG GGACTGCTGACCTTCGGGTACCTGGTGCTGCTGTCCCACATTGGCGAGCGCATGGCTGTGGACATGCGGAGGGCCCTCTTCAGCTCCCTGCTTCG ACAAGACATTGCTTTCTTTGATGCTAAAAAGACAGGGCAGCTGGTGAGCCGATTGACAACCGACGTGCAGGAGTTTAAGTCATCCTTCAAGCTCGTCATCTCCCAG GGGCTACGAAGCTGCACCCAGGTGGCTGGCTGCCTGGTGTCCCTGTCCATGCTGTCCACACGCCTCACGCTGCTGCTGATGGTGGCCACACCTGCCCTGATGGGAGTTGGCACCCTGATGGGCTCAGGTCTCCGAAAATTGTCTCGCCAGTGTCAGGAGCAG ATCGCCAGGGCAACAGGTGTAGCAGATGAGGCCCTGGGCAATGTTCGGACTGTGCGAGCCTTCGCCATGGAGCAGCGGGAGGAGGA GCGCTACGGGGCAGAGCTGGAGGGGTGCCGCTGCAGGGCAGAGGAGCTGGGCCGGGGCATCGCCTTGTTCCAGGGGCTCTCCAACATCGCCTTTAACT GCATGGTCCTGGGCACCCTGTTTATTGGGGGCTCCCTTGTGGCTGGACAGCAACTCACAGGGGGAGACCTCATGTCCTTCCTGGTGGCCTCCCAGACGGTGCAGAG gtCCATGGCCAACCTCTCTGTCCTGTTTGGTCAG GTGGTGCGAGGGCTCAGTGCTGGCGCCCGGGTCTTCGAGTACATGGCCCTGAACCCCTGCATCCCACTGTCTGGTGGCTGCTGCATCCCCAGGGAGCACCTGCGAGGCTCCATCACGTTTCAGAACGTCTGGTTCAG TTACCCTTGCCGCCCCGGCTTCGAGGTGCTCAGAGACTTCACCCTGACGCTGCCCCCTGGCAAGATCGTGGCCCTCGTAGGCCAGTCTGGGGGAG GAAAGACCACAGTAGCTTCCCTGCTGGAGCGCTTCTACGACCCCACGGCGGGCATGGTGACACTGGACGGGCGGGACCTGCGCACCCTCGACCCCTCCTGGCTCCGGGGCCAGGTCATCGGCTTCATCAGCCAG GAGCCAGTCCTGTTTGGAACGACCATCATGGAGAACATCCGTTTTGGGAAGCTGGAAGCTTCCGATGAAGAGGTATATGCAGCTGCCCGGGAAGCCAATGCCCACGAGTTCATCAGCAGCTTCCCTGAGGGCTACAACACCATCGTCG GTGAGCGGGGCACCACCCTGTCCGGGGGCCAGAAGCAGCGCCTTGCCATCGCCCGTGCTCTCATCAAGCAGCCCACGGTGCTGATCCTGGACGAGGCCACCAGTGCGCTGGATGCAGAGTCTGAGCGGGTCGTGCAGGAGGCCCTGGACCGGGCCAGCACAGGCCGCACAGTGCTGGTCATTGCCCACCGGCTCAGCACCGTCCGTGCAGCCCACCGCATTGTTGTCATGGCCAATGGACGTGTCTGGGAG GCTGGGACCCACGAAGAGCTCCTGAGGAAAGGCGGGCTGTACGCGGAGCTTATCCGGAGACAGGCCCTGGAGGGGCCGCTGGCAGCCCCATCTCCCAAGAAGCCTAAAGGCTCCAGGAACCACCAGCACAAGTCCTGA
- the ABCB8 gene encoding mitochondrial potassium channel ATP-binding subunit isoform X1, producing the protein MLVHLFRVGIRGCPVSGRPLLPFRFQTFSAIRYSDGGHSSFLLRAVAQLRSQLRVHLPRAPPAPSRSPSAWCWVGGALLGPVLLSKHPRLCLMALCEAEEAPRACSTPSVVESRFNWKLFWQFLRPHLLVLGVAIVLALGAALVNVQIPLLLGQLVEIVAKYTRDHVGSFMTESRNLGTHLLILYGIQGLLTFGYLVLLSHIGERMAVDMRRALFSSLLRQDIAFFDAKKTGQLVSRLTTDVQEFKSSFKLVISQGLRSCTQVAGCLVSLSMLSTRLTLLLMVATPALMGVGTLMGSGLRKLSRQCQEQIARATGVADEALGNVRTVRAFAMEQREEERYGAELEGCRCRAEELGRGIALFQGLSNIAFNCMVLGTLFIGGSLVAGQQLTGGDLMSFLVASQTVQRSMANLSVLFGQVVRGLSAGARVFEYMALNPCIPLSGGCCIPREHLRGSITFQNVWFSYPCRPGFEVLRDFTLTLPPGKIVALVGQSGGGKTTVASLLERFYDPTAGMVTLDGRDLRTLDPSWLRGQVIGFISQEPVLFGTTIMENIRFGKLEASDEEVYAAAREANAHEFISSFPEGYNTIVGERGTTLSGGQKQRLAIARALIKQPTVLILDEATSALDAESERVVQEALDRASTGRTVLVIAHRLSTVRAAHRIVVMANGRVWEAGTHEELLRKGGLYAELIRRQALEGPLAAPSPKKPKGSRNHQHKS; encoded by the exons GTACTCTGATGGCGGCCACAGCTCCTTCCTCCTCAGGGCCGTGGCCCAGCTGCGGTCTCAGCTCCGGGTCCACCTCCCTCGagctcccccagctcccagccgGAGCCCCTCTGCCTGGTGCTGGGTTGGGGGAGCCCTGCTAGGCCCTGTGCTGCTGAGCAAGCATCCCCGCCTCTGCCTCATGGCACTGTGTGAGGCAGAAGAGGCCCCTCGGGCCTGCTCCACACCCAGTGTTGTGGAGTCCCGCTTTAACTGGAAGCTCTTCTGGCAGTTTCTGCGGCCCCACCTGCTGGTCCTTGGGGTAGCCATCGTG CTGGCCTTGGGTGCGGCACTGGTGAATGTACAAATCCCCCTGCTCCTGGGCCAGCTGGTGGAGATCGTGGCCAAGTACACAAGGGACCATGTGGGGAGCTTCATGACTGAGTCCCGAAATCTTGGCACCCACCTGCTCATCCTCTATGGCATCCAG GGACTGCTGACCTTCGGGTACCTGGTGCTGCTGTCCCACATTGGCGAGCGCATGGCTGTGGACATGCGGAGGGCCCTCTTCAGCTCCCTGCTTCG ACAAGACATTGCTTTCTTTGATGCTAAAAAGACAGGGCAGCTGGTGAGCCGATTGACAACCGACGTGCAGGAGTTTAAGTCATCCTTCAAGCTCGTCATCTCCCAG GGGCTACGAAGCTGCACCCAGGTGGCTGGCTGCCTGGTGTCCCTGTCCATGCTGTCCACACGCCTCACGCTGCTGCTGATGGTGGCCACACCTGCCCTGATGGGAGTTGGCACCCTGATGGGCTCAGGTCTCCGAAAATTGTCTCGCCAGTGTCAGGAGCAG ATCGCCAGGGCAACAGGTGTAGCAGATGAGGCCCTGGGCAATGTTCGGACTGTGCGAGCCTTCGCCATGGAGCAGCGGGAGGAGGA GCGCTACGGGGCAGAGCTGGAGGGGTGCCGCTGCAGGGCAGAGGAGCTGGGCCGGGGCATCGCCTTGTTCCAGGGGCTCTCCAACATCGCCTTTAACT GCATGGTCCTGGGCACCCTGTTTATTGGGGGCTCCCTTGTGGCTGGACAGCAACTCACAGGGGGAGACCTCATGTCCTTCCTGGTGGCCTCCCAGACGGTGCAGAG gtCCATGGCCAACCTCTCTGTCCTGTTTGGTCAG GTGGTGCGAGGGCTCAGTGCTGGCGCCCGGGTCTTCGAGTACATGGCCCTGAACCCCTGCATCCCACTGTCTGGTGGCTGCTGCATCCCCAGGGAGCACCTGCGAGGCTCCATCACGTTTCAGAACGTCTGGTTCAG TTACCCTTGCCGCCCCGGCTTCGAGGTGCTCAGAGACTTCACCCTGACGCTGCCCCCTGGCAAGATCGTGGCCCTCGTAGGCCAGTCTGGGGGAG GAAAGACCACAGTAGCTTCCCTGCTGGAGCGCTTCTACGACCCCACGGCGGGCATGGTGACACTGGACGGGCGGGACCTGCGCACCCTCGACCCCTCCTGGCTCCGGGGCCAGGTCATCGGCTTCATCAGCCAG GAGCCAGTCCTGTTTGGAACGACCATCATGGAGAACATCCGTTTTGGGAAGCTGGAAGCTTCCGATGAAGAGGTATATGCAGCTGCCCGGGAAGCCAATGCCCACGAGTTCATCAGCAGCTTCCCTGAGGGCTACAACACCATCGTCG GTGAGCGGGGCACCACCCTGTCCGGGGGCCAGAAGCAGCGCCTTGCCATCGCCCGTGCTCTCATCAAGCAGCCCACGGTGCTGATCCTGGACGAGGCCACCAGTGCGCTGGATGCAGAGTCTGAGCGGGTCGTGCAGGAGGCCCTGGACCGGGCCAGCACAGGCCGCACAGTGCTGGTCATTGCCCACCGGCTCAGCACCGTCCGTGCAGCCCACCGCATTGTTGTCATGGCCAATGGACGTGTCTGGGAG GCTGGGACCCACGAAGAGCTCCTGAGGAAAGGCGGGCTGTACGCGGAGCTTATCCGGAGACAGGCCCTGGAGGGGCCGCTGGCAGCCCCATCTCCCAAGAAGCCTAAAGGCTCCAGGAACCACCAGCACAAGTCCTGA